In Tistrella mobilis, the genomic window GCCGGCCGATGCGCGCCGGCTGGCGGCCCTTGCCGGGCGGCTGGCAACGCAGAATCCGCCGCTCGTAGCGGCGCTGACCCGCGAACTGGCCCGTGCCGTGATCGTACGCGACGCACATGGTGCCTGGGGCACTGCGCGGATCGGCGCGGAACTCCGCTTCCGTCTCGACGGGAGCGCAGAGCCGGTCCGTCGACGTCTTCATCTGCCCGAGACGGCCGGGCAGGCCGCCCAGGGCTTCGACCTTTCCCTCGCCACCCCCCTCGGCATCGCGCTGGTGGGGCTGGCTGCGGGTGCCGTCATGCCCTTCACCGACCTCTGCGGCACCCGACGCCTCGTCCGGCTGGACGCGGTGCGCGATGTCGCCTGAACCACCCGAAAACCTGAACCATCTCAAGACACTGGACATGGAATCATGATCAAGAACGAAAGCCTTCAGCACGCCCCGGCCATTCCCGCTCAGCCACCGCCGGTGATCCTGGGCGAGAGCGATTTCGACCGGTTGAGCGCGCTGGCCGATATGGCCGCTGTGGAACCCGGCAGCGCCGTCGCCTTCCTTGCCGCTGAACTCGACCGCGCGACCATCGTGGCCGACCACGAGCTGCCGGGCGACGTGGTCGCCATGCATCGCCGCCTCGCCTATCGCGCCGATGACGGCGCGGAGCATCAGGCCGTGCTGGTCTTTCCCCGTCAGGCGGATATCGCCGCCAACCGCGTGTCGATCCTGACCCCCGTTGGGGCGGCGCTGATCGGCCTCAGGGCCGGGGCCTCCATGGCCTGGCGCGACCGCATGGGCCGGGAACGTCATCTGACCGTAACGGCGGTCGGTTGATCAGCCCGACCGCAGATAGCGCACGGCCTGGTCGCGCTCGAACAGATAGAGCAGGGTTCTGAGCGCCTGCCCCCGGGGCCCGTCGAGTTCCGGTGTGCGCTCGATCTCCAGCCGGGCCTGCGCCTGGGCAATTTCGATCAGATCGGCATGCAGATCGAGATCGGCGAACCGCATTTCCGGTTCGCCGCTCTGTTTCGTGCCCAGCGCATCACCGGCGCCGCGGAGCTTCAGATCCTCCTCGGCAATCACGAAGCCATCTTCCGTCGCCCGCATCACCTCAAGGCGCTTGCGGGCGATTTCTCCCAGAGGGGCGGCATAGAGCAGCAGGCAACTCGCCTGGTCGTCACCCCGGCCGACCCGGCCGCGCAGCTGGTGCAGCTGGGCCAGACCGAAGCGTTCGGCATGCTCGATGATGATCACCGTCGCATCCGGCACATCGACACCGACTTCGATCACCGTGGTTGCGACCAGGACATCGGTACGATCATCGGCTTCGGTGGCGCGGAAGCGGGCAATGGCGGCGTCTTTGTCGGCGCCCTTCATCTTGCCATGGATAAGGCCGACCCGCGGCCCCAGCTGATCCACCAGATCCTCGGCGCGGGCGCTGGCTGCCGACAGATCGGCCTTTTCCGAGACGTCGACCAGCGGGCACACCCAATAGACCTTGTGACCCTCGTCGATGGTGCGGCGCACGGCATCGATCACCTGATCCATCCGGTCCATCGGCAGCACCCTGGTCTGGATCGGTTTGCGGCCCGCCGGCTTCTGCCGGATCCGCGAGACATCCATGTCGCCATAGGTCGTGAGTGCCAGGGTGCGCGGGATCGGGGTCGCGGTCATGACCAGGGTGTCGACGCCGCGCCCCTTCGACGACAGCTGCAGGCGCTGATGGACGCCGAACCGGTGCTGTTCGTCGATGACGGCGAGGCCCAGATCCCGGAAGGCGACACCGTCCTGGAACAGGGCATGGGTGCCGACCAGGATGTCGATCTCGCCCGCCTCCAGCGCCGCCAGCACCTCACGCCGGGCCTTGGCCCGTTCGCGGCCGGTCAGAAGGCCGAAGCGCAGCCCGGCAGGCGCCCCCAGCTTGACCAGCGTCTCCATATGCTGGCGGGCAAGTACGTCGGTGGGGGCCATCAGCGCCGCCTGTGCCCCCGCCTCGACCGCGATCGCCATGGCGATCAGCGCCACCACGGTCTTGCCGCTGCCGACATCGCCCTGAAGCAGGCGGAGCATGCGCATCGGCCCCGCCATGTCACCGGCAATCTCGGACAGGACCTGGCGCTGGTCCTGGGTCAGGCGGAAGGGCAGGCCGGCTTCGATCGGCCGGGTCAACCGGCCGGTGCCGGCCAGATGGCGCCCCGCCGCCCGCCGCTGACGATTGCGAACCAGCGCAATGGCGAGTTGATTGGCAAAGAGTTCATCATAGGCAAGGCGCCGCCGGGCAGGATGCAGCGGCGACAGATCATCCGCGTCGGCGGGGGCATGGGCCGTGGCCAGCGCGCTGCGCCAGTCTGACCAGCCTTCCCGGGCAAGCACGCCGCGATCGATCCATTCCGGCAGTTCGGGCAGGCGCGAGACTGCAAATTTCGCGGCCTTGCGCAAGAGCTTGGGCGAAAGACCATCGGTCCCGGGATAGATCGCCTCAACCGTTTCCACCTCGGCCCGCTTTTCCGGCGGAACGATGTGGTCGGGATGAGGCATCTGCACCTCGCCGCCATAGCGCTCCACCTTGCCGCTGACGATGCGAACCTCGCCTTCGGGCATGAGCCGTCGCCAGTCCGCCTCGCGGCCGTGAAAGAAAACCAGGGTCACGCCGGTTCCGTCGGGATCGGCACAGCGCACCCGGTGCGGCTGGCGCGGGCGCTCCGCCGGCTGATGTTCCAGGATGGTGAGCGTGAAGGTCGCGATGCGTCCGGCCGGCGCAATCACGGCGGGTGGGGCATGGCGCCGATCGACCACCGAAACCGGCAATGTGTTGATCACGTCGATCACCCGGCTGCCGCGTGCGGCGCGTTCGACCAGTTTCAGCACGCGCGGGCCGATGCCGGGCAGGCTGGTGGCTTCGGCGAAAAGCGGGAAGAGGGCTTCGGGGCGCATCTGGTCCGGTCAAAAGGCACGGTCGGGCGGGCTCGGTCGGGCGCCAACGATAGGGGCCGGGCCGGGCCGTGACAAGCTGCATGGCCGCAATGCCCTGAGACAGCGCCGGGGGGTGACAGCGCAGGGCGCGCGGGCTATATCACGGGACGCAGACGACAAGCAGGAAGGGCACCAGCTCCCATGGCCGAAGACCTCGAAATCCGTCGCCGCCGGCTGCGTTATCAGAGCTGGTACCGCGGTTGCAAGGAAACCGACATCCTGTTCGGCAAGTTTGCCGACGCCTGGATCGACCGTTTCGACGCCGGGCAGCTGGACGCTTTCGAGGCATTGCTCGACGAAAGCGATGTCGATCTCTACAACTGGTTGAGCGGCCGTGAGCCCCTGCCGGAAGACCTGGCCGCCAATCCGGTCATGCAGATGATGATGCAGTTCGACGTGGCAACCGCGCCCGATCGCGGTCTCGCTGAAGGCGGGCTCGGCAGCGTCTGAGATCAGGCGCTCGGGAACAGGCCGCGGCCGGCCTTCACATTTCCGTCAACCTTTCACGCCCCAGACTGTTTCGATGAACGACGTCGCCGCCCCGGTCCGGTCCTTCGGGGACGGAGGACGCGCTTGAAGGATGCGACGCCCGTGCTGATCGATCCCACGCTCTTCGACCGCCCCGGACGCATCCTGCTGACCGAGGCGCCCGACGGTCTGGTCTGGCAGCTGGCGGCTGAATTTGCGACCGCCAGGCCCAACCGTGATCTGGTGCTGGTCATGCGTGATGACGCTCGCATGGCGGCGGCGGCCGATGCGCTGAAGGTTCATCTGCCCGAGGCCGAGGTGCTGCGCCTGCCGGCCTGGGACTGTCTGCCGTATGACCGGGCATCCCCCAACGGCATGATCGCCGCCGAGCGGATGGATACGCTGACCAGGCTGGCCGGCGGCCCGGCGGCGGACGACCCGAAGACGGGGACAGCCGGCCGGCCGCGCGCGATCGTGGTCACCACCGTCAATGCGCTTGCCCAGCGCGTGCCGCCACGCGAAAGCCTGGCCCTGGCGCGGCTCCGGCTGGAGCCGGGGCACCGGCTGTCGACCGAGCGGCTGGTCGACTATCTGATGCACAACGGCTATGTCCGTGCCGGTACGGTGATGGAACCGGGTGAGTTTGCCGTTCGCGGCGGCATCGTCGATCTGTTCCCGGCCGGCGAGCCGGATCCGGTCCGCCTCGATTTCTTCGGCGACGAGGTCGAAGCGATCCGTAACTTCGATCCGATCACCCAGCGCTCCAATGCCCGGATCCGCCGGCTGGACCTGAAACCGGTGAGCGAGATCCTGCTCACGGAAGGCGTGATCCAGCGGTTCCGCCAGGGGTACCGTCAGGAATTCGGTGCGGTCGGTACCGGCGATCCGCTTTACGAGGCGATCAGCGCCGGCCGGCGTCATGCCGGCATGGAGCACTGGCTGCCGCTGTTCCATACCCATCTGGAACCGGTGACGGCCTATTTCGACCGGCCGGTGATGGTTTTCGACCATCTGGCAGACCAGGCGTTCACCGAGCGACGGGTGCTGATCGAGGATTATTACGAGGCGAGGCGCACCGGGCCGGTCTCGATCATCGGCGGCGAGCGCGAGGCCCCCTATAGGGCGCTGCCGCCCGACCAGCTGTATCTGACCGCGAAGGAATGGGCCGAAATCGGCCGCTCCGAGACGCTGGTTGCGGTTCAGCCGGGGGCTGCGGAGCGGCCGCTTGAACAGGGCTGGCAGGCGGCGCGGCTGGCCGGTCGGGCCGCCCGCGATTTTGCGCCCGAGCGCAAGGACGAGGACGTCAATCTCTTCGAGGCGCTGAAGGCCCATGTCGATGCCGAGCGCGGGGCCGGGCGGCGCGTCGTGGTCTGCTGTTACAGCGCCGGCGCACTCGACCGCATCCGGACGGTGTTCGAAGACCACGGGCTGAAGCAGCTGGAGCAGGTGGAGACCTGGGCCGATATCGGCAAGGCGAAGCCGGGCGCCCTCGTGCTGATCGTGCTGCCGCTCGACCATGGCTATGTCGCGGGCAATCTCTCGGTCCTGACCGAACAGGACATCCTGGGCGACCGGTTGCACCGCAAGACCCGCCGCAAGCGTCGGGCGGAGAACTTCCTGCGCGATGCCGACAGCCTGACCGTCGGCGACCTGGTGGTTCATGTCGACCATGGTATCGGGCGCTATGAAGGTCTTGAGACGATCACCGCCGGCGGCGCACCGCATGACTGCGTGCTGGTGGTCTACGAGGGCGGTGACCGGCTGTTCGTGCCGGTCGAGCATATCGATATGCTGTCGCGCTACGGCACGGCCGACGGGCCGGCCCCGCTGGACCGGTTGGGCGGCACCCAATGGCAGCAGCGCAAGGAGCGCACCAGGCGGCGGCTGAAGGACATGGCCGATGCGCTGATCGCGGTTGCGGCCGAACGGCAGCTGAAGGGAGCCGCCCGGATCGAGCGGCCGCAGGGGCTCTATGACGAGTTCTGCGCCCGCTTCCCCTACACCGAAACCGAAGATCAGCTGCATGCGATCGAGGATGTGATCGACGACCTGGCCTCCGGCCGGCCGATGGACCGGCTGATCTGCGGCGATGTCGGTTTCGGCAAGACCGAGGTCGCATTGCGGGCGGCGTTCATTGCCGCGATGAGCGGTGTGCAGGTGGCCGTGGTTGCCCCGACCACTCTGCTCTGCCATCAGCATTTCCTGGGCTTTACCAAGCGGTTCCAGGGCTTTCCGATCAAGATCGTCGAAGTCTCGCGCCTGGTCTCCGGCAAGCGCGCCGCCGAGGCGAAGAAGGCGATCGCCGACGGTACGGCCGACATCGTCATCGGCACGCATGCCCTGCTTGCCAAAGGCATATCTTTCCGCGACCTCGGCCTGATGATCATCGACGAGGAGCAGCATTTCGGGGTCAAGCACAAGGAACGGCTGAAGGAACTGAAGGCCGACGTCCATGTGCTGACCCTGACCGCGACGCCGATCCCGCGCACCCTGCAGCTGGCGCTGGCCGGGGTGAAGGAGCTGTCGATCATCGCGACGCCGCCGGTCGACCGGCTGGCGCTGCGCACCTTCACCATGCCCTATGACAGCGTCATCGTCCGCGAGGCGATCCTGCGCGAACAGTACCGGGGCGGCCAGACCTTCTTCGTCTGCCCGCGGATCGAGCAGGTGAAGGAAGTGGAGGAGCGGCTGCGCAGTCTGGTGCCCGAGGTCAAGATCGCGGTCGCCCATGGCCGGCTGGCGGCCGGCGAGCTGGAAGACGTGATGGGCGGCTTCTATGGCGGCGAATATGATGTGCTGCTTTCCACCAGCATCGTGGAAAGCGGGCTCGACATCCCGCGTGCCAACACGATCATCATCTATCGCGCCGACCTTTTCGGCCTGGCCCAGCTCTACCAGCTGCGCGGCCGGGTAGGGCGCGGCAAGCTGCGCGGCTATGCCTATCTGATGCTGCCCGCCAATCACGGCGTTACCCGCACCGCCGAGAAACGCCTGGAGGTGATGCAGACCCTCGACAGCCTGGGGGCCGGCTTCACGCTTGCGAGCCATGACCTCGACATCCGCGGTGCCGGTAATCTTCTGGGTGAAGAACAGTCGGGCCATATCCGCGAAGTGGGACTTGAGCTGTTCCAGCAGATGCTCGACGACGCGATTGAGGCAGCCAAGACCGGCGGTGACGGCGCACCCGCACGGCCACCGGTGCGCGACTGGTCGCCGCAGATCAATCTGGGGGCCGCGGTGCTGATCCCCGACACCTATGTCTCGGATCTGGACGTGCGCATGTCGCTCTACCGTCGCCTGGCCGATCTGGACGAGGGCGACGAGCTGGACGCGTTTGCAGCCGAACTGGTCGACCGCTTCGGGCCGCTGCCCGACGAGGTCCGCCAGCTGCTCCAGATCGTGGCGATCAAGCGGCTGTGCATCGCGGCGGGTGTGGAGAAGGTCGAGGCCGGGCCGAAGGGCGCCACCATCGCCTTCCATCTGGACCAGTTCGCCCGGCCCGACGGGCTGATCCAGTTCATTGCCGGCCAGTCAGGCACGATCCGGCTGCGCCCGGATCACAAGCTGGTGGTGATCAGGGCCTGGGCGACCGTCGCCGACCGGCTGAAGGGCGCGCGCGACCTGATCGCGACCCTTGCCCGCATCGCCCGGACCGGAAAGGCCGTATAGATCCTGCCGGGGCAGGTCGCGCTCCTGTCACGTTCGAACCTCAAAACGGTCACACGCCACAGGTTACACCCGGCGGCCATCCTTCCCATATGTGCGGTGCCCTGAATTTTATTGCCTGCAGGCGGGACGCCTGCAGGTGCACCCCCATCGCGACAGGAAAGGACGTCAGCCATGGCGAATGCCGAAACCGCTGCCGGGAAGGCCGTCGATACCGAGATGGAAACCCTGAAGGCCGATCTGGCAGCCCTGAAGGCCGATCTTGCGAAGGTAACCCGACAGGCGGGACGCACTGCCGGTATCGGCGCCGAAGAGCTGGGCGACAAGGCCAATGAAGAGATCAGCCGCCTG contains:
- the recG gene encoding ATP-dependent DNA helicase RecG, with the translated sequence MRPEALFPLFAEATSLPGIGPRVLKLVERAARGSRVIDVINTLPVSVVDRRHAPPAVIAPAGRIATFTLTILEHQPAERPRQPHRVRCADPDGTGVTLVFFHGREADWRRLMPEGEVRIVSGKVERYGGEVQMPHPDHIVPPEKRAEVETVEAIYPGTDGLSPKLLRKAAKFAVSRLPELPEWIDRGVLAREGWSDWRSALATAHAPADADDLSPLHPARRRLAYDELFANQLAIALVRNRQRRAAGRHLAGTGRLTRPIEAGLPFRLTQDQRQVLSEIAGDMAGPMRMLRLLQGDVGSGKTVVALIAMAIAVEAGAQAALMAPTDVLARQHMETLVKLGAPAGLRFGLLTGRERAKARREVLAALEAGEIDILVGTHALFQDGVAFRDLGLAVIDEQHRFGVHQRLQLSSKGRGVDTLVMTATPIPRTLALTTYGDMDVSRIRQKPAGRKPIQTRVLPMDRMDQVIDAVRRTIDEGHKVYWVCPLVDVSEKADLSAASARAEDLVDQLGPRVGLIHGKMKGADKDAAIARFRATEADDRTDVLVATTVIEVGVDVPDATVIIIEHAERFGLAQLHQLRGRVGRGDDQASCLLLYAAPLGEIARKRLEVMRATEDGFVIAEEDLKLRGAGDALGTKQSGEPEMRFADLDLHADLIEIAQAQARLEIERTPELDGPRGQALRTLLYLFERDQAVRYLRSG
- a CDS encoding YqjD family protein, which encodes MANAETAAGKAVDTEMETLKADLAALKADLAKVTRQAGRTAGIGAEELGDKANEEISRLKTEVDRLMQLASERGRGAVAAAEHKIEERPLTSVLVAFGVGLVIGKLIDRR
- the mfd gene encoding transcription-repair coupling factor codes for the protein MKDATPVLIDPTLFDRPGRILLTEAPDGLVWQLAAEFATARPNRDLVLVMRDDARMAAAADALKVHLPEAEVLRLPAWDCLPYDRASPNGMIAAERMDTLTRLAGGPAADDPKTGTAGRPRAIVVTTVNALAQRVPPRESLALARLRLEPGHRLSTERLVDYLMHNGYVRAGTVMEPGEFAVRGGIVDLFPAGEPDPVRLDFFGDEVEAIRNFDPITQRSNARIRRLDLKPVSEILLTEGVIQRFRQGYRQEFGAVGTGDPLYEAISAGRRHAGMEHWLPLFHTHLEPVTAYFDRPVMVFDHLADQAFTERRVLIEDYYEARRTGPVSIIGGEREAPYRALPPDQLYLTAKEWAEIGRSETLVAVQPGAAERPLEQGWQAARLAGRAARDFAPERKDEDVNLFEALKAHVDAERGAGRRVVVCCYSAGALDRIRTVFEDHGLKQLEQVETWADIGKAKPGALVLIVLPLDHGYVAGNLSVLTEQDILGDRLHRKTRRKRRAENFLRDADSLTVGDLVVHVDHGIGRYEGLETITAGGAPHDCVLVVYEGGDRLFVPVEHIDMLSRYGTADGPAPLDRLGGTQWQQRKERTRRRLKDMADALIAVAAERQLKGAARIERPQGLYDEFCARFPYTETEDQLHAIEDVIDDLASGRPMDRLICGDVGFGKTEVALRAAFIAAMSGVQVAVVAPTTLLCHQHFLGFTKRFQGFPIKIVEVSRLVSGKRAAEAKKAIADGTADIVIGTHALLAKGISFRDLGLMIIDEEQHFGVKHKERLKELKADVHVLTLTATPIPRTLQLALAGVKELSIIATPPVDRLALRTFTMPYDSVIVREAILREQYRGGQTFFVCPRIEQVKEVEERLRSLVPEVKIAVAHGRLAAGELEDVMGGFYGGEYDVLLSTSIVESGLDIPRANTIIIYRADLFGLAQLYQLRGRVGRGKLRGYAYLMLPANHGVTRTAEKRLEVMQTLDSLGAGFTLASHDLDIRGAGNLLGEEQSGHIREVGLELFQQMLDDAIEAAKTGGDGAPARPPVRDWSPQINLGAAVLIPDTYVSDLDVRMSLYRRLADLDEGDELDAFAAELVDRFGPLPDEVRQLLQIVAIKRLCIAAGVEKVEAGPKGATIAFHLDQFARPDGLIQFIAGQSGTIRLRPDHKLVVIRAWATVADRLKGARDLIATLARIARTGKAV
- a CDS encoding succinate dehydrogenase assembly factor 2, with the protein product MAEDLEIRRRRLRYQSWYRGCKETDILFGKFADAWIDRFDAGQLDAFEALLDESDVDLYNWLSGREPLPEDLAANPVMQMMMQFDVATAPDRGLAEGGLGSV
- the rnk gene encoding nucleoside diphosphate kinase regulator, with the translated sequence MIKNESLQHAPAIPAQPPPVILGESDFDRLSALADMAAVEPGSAVAFLAAELDRATIVADHELPGDVVAMHRRLAYRADDGAEHQAVLVFPRQADIAANRVSILTPVGAALIGLRAGASMAWRDRMGRERHLTVTAVG